CGCATTACCGGTGTTCAGGGCTTCGGATTCTTCGCCACGATCGTCGGTTTGGGCGGGGACGGACTCGTGCCGGTCTCGACGCTGGGCCGCGAGCACTTCCGCTATGACGAGGCCGCGCAGGCGCTGATCGGTGAGGATAGTGGCACGCGTTATGCCTCAGGCGACCGGCTCCAGCTCAAACTGGCCGAGGCAAACGCGCTCACCGGTGCTCTCAAATTCGAGGTTCCCGACAGTGACGGCGACCCGATCGAGCGACGCGGAAACCGTCCGCCGCCGCGCAGGGGACCGGTGAAGAACCCAGGCGCACCTCGGCAAAAGCATGTCCAGGGCAAGCGCGGCCGCCCCAAGAACATCCGGCATCAGGGGCGCGGCAAGCGCAAGTGAACAGGGCGCGCTAGCTGCCCTTCGCTGCCTCGTCGTAATTCTCGGGCACGATGTAGAGCGGGCAGGGCAGGTTGCCCGCCTGTGCCGAAAAGTGCGTCACCAGCGGCCCGGGATTGCCGCCTTCCGCCGCGCCCAGCACCAGCGCCGCAACCTCCTGATGCTCGGCAAGGAACTCATCGACCAGCTTGAGCCCGTTGCCGACGCGCACCGAAATCGCCGGCATGATCCCGCTCTCGCTGAGCAGATTTCCGGCGGCTCCATGCGCCAGCATCTCGGCCCGATCGCGCGCTTCCTGCTCGATCGTCGCCTGCACCCCGCCAAAGGCGCTGACGTTTTGCTGCGGGACCAGCGCCAGGATATGGACCGCGCCATCGACGGCCGCGGCACGCCGCGCGGCGAAGCGCATCGCCGAACGCGCTTCACGCGTATTATCCATTACCACCAGGAATGTGCGCATCGGACCCCCATCTGTTCTGCGCACCGTATCCGCTGAAATCGTATTCTTCGCAAGAACCTTGCCCGCGCGGCACGAATTCGCCAGAGACCTTTCCGTAACGTCACATTGA
This region of Altererythrobacter sp. CAU 1644 genomic DNA includes:
- a CDS encoding universal stress protein; translated protein: MRTFLVVMDNTREARSAMRFAARRAAAVDGAVHILALVPQQNVSAFGGVQATIEQEARDRAEMLAHGAAGNLLSESGIMPAISVRVGNGLKLVDEFLAEHQEVAALVLGAAEGGNPGPLVTHFSAQAGNLPCPLYIVPENYDEAAKGS